In Plasmodium sp. gorilla clade G2 genome assembly, chromosome: 5, one genomic interval encodes:
- a CDS encoding cytochrome c oxidase assembly protein (heme A: farnesyltransferase), putative, translated as MNKNYSVGHKCVLNQQVASYLHFDNYIINKKVNKYFTFYLPRVVISSSSKSSVYVRKKVNVVLFYKKEEYGKSTHLYKRYFCSRNIFKKIQNNSFDMNKNMEEIHVKEKIDSLRNIYFIKDDMKKYIKNDLTCRNNDHVNDKMTRQLCDNLKNKMYQINKPHFMNHSKDLYNNNYSIHYNNNNLNLNNICSNINNVETLLLCEEKEKTYNFNNDFIANDRMSKKDIIIDDTISKEKYKKNKINLFYKVILLYLNNYLELSKHKLTLWVTLSSSFGYFMLGGSSFIDISGLLVGVYLCSSSANTFNQIIERNIDKLMKRTQKRPLAINNPSISVKHAEIFAFISALNGSLILYFFNNPLTSFLGIFNIFLYTCIYTPLKRKTPYNTHVGSIVGSIPTLMGCSAIEQNLFFPEPWILFITQFLWQFPHFYSLAYLYKDDYIKGNYKMFPLQDKNGLYTAKLCKPYLITLSSLPFIFFFCGYTSYMYILTSILPNLFIFYKFQKIIQKPSRTNIRSFFKHSLWHIILLLALTTYHTQIPDKNKNKQNIQKININLNQELNDPVHAHKDSNTEYSITKFKKKLMKYCIVFS; from the coding sequence atgaataaaaattattcagTTGGTCATAAGTGTGTATTAAACCAACAAGTGGCAAGCTATTTACattttgataattatattataaataagaaaGTAAATAAATACTTTACTTTTTATTTACCTAGAGTTGTTATTTCGAGTTCATCAAAAAGTAGTGTATATGTAAGGAAAAAAGTTAATgtagttttattttataaaaaagaagaatatgGCAAGTCAACACacttatataaaagatatttttgttcccgcaatatttttaaaaagatacaaaataattcttttgatATGAATAAGAATATGGAAGAAATACatgttaaagaaaaaatagatagtcttagaaatatatattttataaaagacgatatgaagaaatatataaaaaatgatctTACTTGTAGAAACAATGATCACGTTAATGATAAAATGACGAGACAATTATGTGATaatcttaaaaataaaatgtatcaAATAAATAAGCCTCATTTTATGAATCATAGTAAAgacttatataataataattatagtattcattataataataacaatttaaATCTAAACAATATTTGTAGTAACATAAATAATGTAGAGAccttattattatgtgaggaaaaagaaaaaacatataattttaataatgatttTATTGCAAATGATAGAATGTctaaaaaagatattattatagATGACACAATtagtaaagaaaaatataaaaaaaataaaataaatttattttataaagttatattattatatttaaataattatctgGAATTGTCAAAACATAAATTAACATTATGGGTTACTTTAAGTAGTTCCTTTGGTTATTTTATGTTAGGTGGTTCTTCATTTATTGATATAAGTGGATTATTAGTAGGAGTATATTTATGTAGTAGTAGTGCAAATACATTTAATCAGATTATTGAAAgaaatatagataaattGATGAAGCGAACACAAAAAAGACCCTTAGCAATTAATAATCCAAGTATATCAGTTAAACATGCTGAAATATTTGCATTCATATCAGCATTAAATGGTAGTCTcatcttatatttttttaataatccTTTAACTTCTTTTCTAggaatttttaatattttcttatatacatgtatatatacacCATTAAAACGTAAAACACCATATAATACACATGTAGGATCAATTGTAGGATCCATACCAACATTAATGGGATGTTCAGCTATTGAAcagaatttattttttccagaGCCTTggattttatttattacacAATTTTTATGGCAATTTCCACATTTTTATTCACttgcatatttatataaagatgattatataaaagggAATTACAAAATGTTTCCTCTTCAAGATAAAAATGGTTTATATACAGCCAAATTATGTAAACCTTATTTAATAACTTTATCATCTCTtccatttattttctttttttgtggATATACAtcttatatgtatatattaacatcCATATTACCcaatctttttattttctacaaattccaaaaaattattcaaaaaCCATCAAGAACAAACATAcgttctttttttaaacacTCCCTTTGGcacatcatattattattagccTTAACAACATATCACACGCAAATACCagacaaaaataaaaataaacagaacatacaaaaaataaatataaatttaaatcaaGAACTTAACGACCCTGTGCATGCACATAAAGACAGCAACACAGAATATAGTATaacaaaatttaaaaaaaaacttatgAAATATTGTATAGTATTTTCTTAA
- a CDS encoding histone RNA hairpin-binding protein, putative, which translates to MNEKRNYMNKTYKNNNIELSESQINQRIKNINLTKRLICYERYLKAIPKIERRNDLKNSWHPETPRYNKQISLSQWNKELKKWRKQIHAWGNISEEDHGYICKLSNIDKYKYLCNLKIPELSNIEIKNMKKENEEISHDILKHILLIQNKHTNYFDENNKIMYQPIFFLPQNFSGTVIHNEFVIIKEQNMEKYLTLLKDKYKDKYNYSFKKYYELYLINKDSHNKNVEYSKDTISENAKNHIVIYLGREKKTLNDKNKAAEYEQKKKMEAYNFLCGSTKKYTNDNKMNKRKKF; encoded by the coding sequence atgaatgaaaaaagaaattatatgaataaaacttataaaaataataacatagaATTAAGTGAAAGTCAAATAAATCAGaggataaaaaatataaatttaacaAAACGTTTAATATGTTATGAGAGATATTTAAAAGCAATACCAAAAATTGAAAGAAgaaatgatttaaaaaatagtTGGCATCCTGAAACTCCTcgatataataaacaaataagtTTATCTCAGTGGAATaaggaattaaaaaaatggagAAAACAAATACATGCATGGGGAAATATATCAGAAGAAGATCatggatatatatgtaaattatctaatattgataaatataaatatttatgtaatttaaaaattcctGAATTAAGTAATatagaaattaaaaatatgaaaaaagaaaatgaagaaatatcACATGAcatattaaaacatattttattaattcaaaATAAACATACTAACTattttgatgaaaataataaaataatgtatcaacctatattttttcttcccCAGAATTTTAGTGGTACTGTTATACATAATGAGtttgttataataaaagaacagAACatggaaaaatatttaaccTTACTTAAAGATAAATacaaagataaatataattattcctttaaaaaatattatgaattataTCTAATAAATAAGGACagtcataataaaaatgttgagTATTCCAAAGATACTATTTCAGAAAATGCAAAAAatcatattgttatatatttaggaagggaaaaaaaaactttaaatgataaaaataaagcaGCTGAATAtgaacagaaaaaaaaaatggaagcCTATAACTTTTTATGTGGTTCTACCAAGaaatatacaaatgataataaaatgaataaaaggaagaaattttaa
- a CDS encoding mitochondrial ribosomal protein L14 precursor, putative codes for MIQLSNILKGLWRQSMVRCADNSGVIKACIIGIGKNKWGTGKIGDRIRVSIRDKTSDCSIAEKTPKGIIVRRKKETKRKDGSYIKFDDNAFVMISKNKLKATKIKGPVAMETRHNCRNLARYIF; via the coding sequence atgatacagttatctaatatattaaaaggtCTGTGGAGACAATCTATGGTTAGATGTGCAGATAACAGTGGTGTTATAAAAGCTTGTATTATTGGaataggaaaaaataaatgggGAACAGGCAAAATAGGAGATCGTATAAGAGTATCAATAAGAGATAAAACTAGTGATTGTAGTATTGCTGAAAAAACACCTAAAGGTATTATTgttagaagaaaaaaagaaaccaAAAGAAAAGATGGtagttatattaaatttgatGATAATGCTTTTGTTATGAtttctaaaaataaattaaaagctACAAAAATTAAAGGACCAGTAGCAATGGAAACACGTCATAATTGTAGAAACTTGgctagatatattttttaa
- a CDS encoding secreted ookinete protein, putative, with protein sequence MSVFFFLFLNMLLYSINCEQSEILPLGDIISSVADITNAITSNQKEGSTNDVVTDSLPKINLKIVPSKKLHITKSDLVFLLSELRQEIRRQMGILEDELEEKERMRQRSSSLWNNNESAIYTPNEKVDESQEVSSIEDEEEKEEIEDLLDSLNKIKNEDNDTTKEKVTYDIEIHENRDTHKKNNLQNDEGFKQKSFRNGPIMK encoded by the exons atgtctgttttttttttcctgttCTTGAATATGTTGCTCTATTCTATAAATTGTGAACAATCAGAAATATTACCTTTAGGTGATATTATATCAAGTGTTGCAGATATAACAAATGCAATAACCTCCAATCAAAAGGAAGGATCAACTAATGATGTTGTTACTGACTCGTTACCAAAGATTAACCTAAAAATAGTTCCATCAAAAAAATTGCATATCACTAAAAGTGACTTGGTGTTTTTATTGTCTGAGTTGCGACAAGAAATTAGAAGACaa ATGGGTATTCTCGAAG ACGAACTTGAAGAGAAAGAAAGAATGAGACAAAGATCTTCTTCTTTATGGAATAACAACGAATCAGCTATTTACACCCCAAATGAAAAGG TAGATGAATCTCAGGAG GTCAGCTCTATAGAAGATgaggaagaaaaagaagaaatcgAAGATTTATTAGACTCATTAAATAAG atAAAGAACGAAGATAATGACACCACAAAAGAAAAGGTGACGTATGATATAGAGATACATGAAAATAGAgatacacataaaaaaaataatttacaaaatGATGAAGGATTTAAACAAAAATCATTTAGGAACG GCCCAATTATGAAGTAA
- a CDS encoding V-type proton ATPase 16 kDa proteolipid subunit, protein MRQCDPNSAFFGFMGIAASSIFSNLGAAFGTAKSGVGVCSVGVMRPDLIMKSILPVVMAGVLGIYGIIMSILIYGKMTPAEGYSTFAGYAHLSSGLIVGLSSLAAGLAIGIVGDAGVRANAQQNRLFIGMILILVFSETLALYGLIIGIYISIAETPKLCTPYNV, encoded by the exons ATGCGACAATGTGATCCTAATTCAGCTTTTTTTGGATTTATGGGAATTGCAGCTTCCTCAATATTTTCTa aTTTAGGAGCTGCCTTTGGTACTGCTAAGAGTGGTGTAGGTGTATGCAGTGTCGGAGTAATGAGACCAGATTTAATTATGAAATCCATTTTACCTGTGGTTATGGCTGGTGTTCTTGGTATTTATGGAATTATTATGTCCATTTTGATATATGGAAAAA TGACACCAGCTGAGGGCTATTCCACTTTTGCTGGTTATGCCCATTTATCCTCAGGATTAATAGTAGGATTAAGTTCATTG gcTGCTGGTTTAGCTATTGGTATAGTTGGAGATGCAGGTGTAAGAGCAAATGCACAACAAAATAGATTATTTATTGGTATGATTTTGATTCTTGTTTTTTCTGAAACCTTAGCTTTATATG GTTTAATTATTGGTATATACATCTCCATTGCAGAAACACCAAAATTATGTACACCCTATAATGtgtaa